A stretch of Gemmatimonas aurantiaca T-27 DNA encodes these proteins:
- a CDS encoding dipeptidase: MASFAAPAVLRGRYRLFAQSGNEYSARTIALMRESTVIDMLCQFAFDDFRRPGGPLGQRWLRDPRTFTAEDFAMFRDSGVNVLALGSGPGSYDDAMRFYAQWNGFIASNSQWFTRIDDATDLRSVKATGKVGVMLTAQISDHFRTAADVNTFYGLGQRVSQLTYNSQSRIGAGFLENRDGGLSSFGQEIVARMEQVGMVVDLSHCADQTTLDALEVAKRPPIFSHASARALLPACTRCKTDDALRKLAAKGGVVGVPMIRFMIRPAPPVTVQHMVDHVEHLYKLIGPDHVGIGSDLDMIGLSNGMPATGQPNLTNQPNFDRYGAYFASDGMAHVDGLNHPKRVFDLTEAMVQRKHSDANIRLLLGGSFSRVLAQVWK; encoded by the coding sequence ATGGCTTCTTTCGCCGCGCCCGCCGTGCTGCGTGGCCGCTATCGACTCTTTGCCCAGTCCGGGAACGAATATTCGGCGCGCACCATTGCCTTGATGCGTGAGTCGACGGTCATCGACATGCTGTGCCAATTCGCGTTCGACGACTTCCGTCGCCCCGGTGGTCCGTTGGGACAACGATGGCTGCGGGATCCGCGCACGTTCACCGCCGAGGATTTCGCGATGTTTCGCGACTCCGGCGTGAATGTGTTGGCCCTCGGCAGTGGGCCGGGAAGTTACGACGATGCCATGCGGTTTTATGCGCAGTGGAACGGTTTCATTGCCTCCAACAGCCAGTGGTTCACCCGCATCGATGACGCGACGGACCTGCGCTCAGTGAAGGCGACCGGCAAAGTGGGCGTCATGCTCACCGCGCAGATCTCCGATCATTTTCGCACGGCCGCTGATGTGAACACGTTTTACGGACTCGGCCAGCGCGTGTCACAGCTCACATACAACTCACAAAGTCGTATCGGCGCCGGGTTTCTCGAGAATCGCGATGGCGGATTGTCGTCGTTCGGGCAGGAGATCGTCGCCCGTATGGAGCAGGTGGGCATGGTGGTGGATTTGTCCCATTGTGCCGATCAAACCACCCTCGACGCGCTCGAGGTGGCGAAGCGCCCACCCATCTTCTCTCACGCCTCGGCCCGCGCGCTGCTACCGGCGTGCACGCGCTGCAAGACTGATGACGCACTGCGCAAGCTGGCCGCCAAGGGCGGGGTGGTGGGTGTGCCCATGATCCGCTTCATGATTCGTCCAGCGCCACCCGTCACCGTGCAGCATATGGTCGATCATGTGGAGCATCTCTACAAGCTCATTGGCCCGGATCACGTGGGTATTGGCTCTGACCTCGACATGATCGGACTGTCCAACGGCATGCCAGCCACGGGACAGCCCAATCTCACCAACCAGCCGAACTTCGATCGCTATGGCGCGTATTTCGCGTCCGACGGCATGGCGCATGTGGATGGATTGAATCACCCCAAGCGTGTCTTCGATCTCACCGAAGCCATGGTGCAGCGCAAGCACTCGGATGCGAACATCCGGCTGCTGTTGGGCGGCAGTTTTTCGCGGGTGTTGGCGCAGGTCTGGAAGTAG
- a CDS encoding sigma-54-dependent transcriptional regulator, with protein sequence MYVLVVDDEPALREVLSQRLTSWGYRVATAGDVQEAETLLNTSEPDLVLSDVVLPGLSGLDLLRRFKARNAALPVVLITAHANVDAAVEAMKAGATDFLTKPIDTATLRAVLESVRVDQRERKAARSLDEALQEPATGGLIGSSAAMRDVRAIVAHRVHRCRRAHHGRKWHRQRSGCPNHP encoded by the coding sequence ATGTACGTACTGGTTGTCGACGATGAGCCCGCACTGCGCGAAGTGCTCTCCCAGCGATTGACAAGCTGGGGCTATCGCGTAGCCACGGCGGGTGACGTACAGGAAGCCGAGACGTTGCTGAATACCTCCGAACCGGATCTGGTGCTCAGCGATGTGGTATTGCCTGGCCTCTCCGGCCTCGATCTGCTGCGGCGCTTCAAGGCGCGGAACGCGGCGTTGCCCGTTGTGCTGATCACCGCACATGCCAATGTCGACGCCGCCGTGGAGGCCATGAAAGCGGGCGCGACCGACTTCCTCACCAAACCGATCGACACGGCCACCCTGCGTGCCGTGCTCGAGTCGGTGCGCGTCGATCAGCGTGAGCGGAAGGCCGCCCGCTCACTGGACGAAGCGCTGCAGGAACCCGCCACGGGTGGACTGATCGGGTCCAGTGCGGCAATGCGCGACGTGCGCGCAATTGTCGCTCATCGCGTCCACCGATGCCGGCGCGCTCATCACGGGCGAAAGTGGCACAGGCAAAGAAGTGGCTGCCCGAACCATCCATGA
- a CDS encoding sigma-54 interaction domain-containing protein gives MSLIASTDAGALITGESGTGKEVAARTIHELSTRASQPFVAINAAAIPEGLMESEIFGHERGAFTGAVSSRAGCFEQADRGTLLLDELAEMPIALQPKLLRVLEDGRVRRLGSAREAAFDVRVIAATNRDPMTAVDEGKLRADLMYRLNVFSIVLPALRERTEDIPLLARHFIHLFNHKHGAEVHAMRETTMDRLQAWHWPGNVRELRNVIERSVVIARHGWIEPSHLPPHIGAAKPTGHSLELPAHTTLAEAERLLIRTTLERTGNNKAETARLLGLDVKTIRNKLRSWALDG, from the coding sequence TTGTCGCTCATCGCGTCCACCGATGCCGGCGCGCTCATCACGGGCGAAAGTGGCACAGGCAAAGAAGTGGCTGCCCGAACCATCCATGAGCTGAGCACACGCGCCTCGCAGCCCTTTGTGGCCATCAACGCAGCGGCCATTCCAGAGGGCTTGATGGAATCGGAGATCTTCGGCCATGAACGTGGCGCATTCACCGGTGCCGTGAGTTCCCGCGCCGGCTGCTTCGAACAGGCCGATCGCGGCACGTTGCTGCTGGACGAACTGGCCGAGATGCCGATCGCACTGCAACCGAAATTGTTGCGGGTGCTCGAGGACGGCCGGGTACGGCGTCTCGGATCGGCCCGCGAGGCGGCCTTCGATGTGCGGGTCATTGCGGCCACCAACCGCGACCCGATGACGGCGGTGGACGAGGGGAAGCTGCGCGCGGACCTGATGTACCGTCTGAATGTGTTCAGTATCGTGTTGCCGGCGCTGCGCGAACGCACAGAGGACATTCCCTTGCTCGCCCGCCATTTCATTCACCTGTTCAACCACAAACACGGCGCGGAAGTGCATGCGATGCGGGAGACGACCATGGACCGTCTGCAGGCATGGCATTGGCCCGGCAACGTCCGCGAACTGCGCAATGTGATCGAGCGATCCGTGGTGATTGCTCGACATGGATGGATCGAGCCGTCGCATCTGCCCCCTCACATCGGCGCGGCAAAGCCCACCGGTCACTCGCTCGAGCTTCCGGCTCACACCACACTGGCCGAGGCAGAGCGACTCCTCATTCGCACCACATTGGAGCGCACGGGCAACAACAAGGCCGAGACTGCGCGTCTACTCGGGCTCGACGTGAAGACCATTCGCAACAAATTGCGCAGTTGGGCGCTCGACGGGTGA
- a CDS encoding sensor histidine kinase has protein sequence MTVARRLWVVLGVNVALLGAVELYHLRALHRVVRTTERLTDVSTRVVLAQARQNERIVSLDESLAKYAVTRDRGYLTKSATVRAEFSQELDNLLALPVNGMERQALRDVAHAWQQVNDIAARPALQAPGRSAAAQNAMDLQRALDSLRLAGEALGDASQRAMREGAFASRAVADTAERVSWIAAAGALLVALISGLALRRSITKPLRALSAGTQSVAQGQFDHRLQLEWSDEFRQVAGAFNTMTARLGELDRMKREFVSNVSHDLKSPLASLRETTSLLLDEVPGPLRDSQRRVLLLQRESADRLGVMIAKLLDLSRIEAGLPLQYESIAVQSFMENAVQHAQASGHERGIRIQLLRNVAASVVLVADADRVRQLVDNLLENAVKFSPRSDVVSVDLATHGSTLMLSVADRGPGVEREDAERVFDRFYQTAAGRAVSGRGTGLGLTICREVVHAHGGHIAVLARDGGGSVFVVKLPGLSSTVVAPHGEAAA, from the coding sequence ATGACGGTTGCCCGACGACTATGGGTGGTACTGGGGGTGAATGTTGCCCTGCTCGGCGCGGTGGAGCTCTATCACCTTCGCGCCCTGCACCGCGTGGTCCGCACGACGGAACGGCTGACCGATGTGTCCACCAGGGTGGTCCTGGCTCAGGCACGGCAGAACGAGCGCATTGTGTCGCTCGATGAATCGCTGGCCAAATATGCCGTGACACGTGATCGCGGATACCTGACCAAGTCCGCAACCGTGCGCGCGGAGTTTTCGCAGGAGTTGGACAACCTGCTGGCGCTGCCGGTGAACGGTATGGAACGGCAGGCGCTGAGGGATGTCGCACATGCCTGGCAGCAGGTCAACGACATCGCAGCCCGTCCGGCACTGCAGGCGCCCGGCCGATCAGCGGCCGCGCAGAACGCCATGGATCTGCAGCGGGCGCTGGATTCCCTGCGATTGGCTGGGGAAGCACTGGGTGACGCTTCGCAACGGGCCATGCGTGAAGGAGCCTTCGCATCACGCGCCGTGGCCGACACGGCCGAGCGCGTATCCTGGATTGCCGCGGCCGGCGCGTTGCTGGTGGCCTTGATATCAGGGCTGGCACTCCGTCGCTCCATCACCAAGCCGCTGCGGGCCCTCAGCGCCGGCACACAGTCGGTGGCCCAGGGTCAGTTCGATCATCGTCTCCAACTCGAGTGGAGTGATGAATTCCGGCAGGTCGCCGGGGCCTTCAATACGATGACGGCGCGGCTCGGTGAACTGGATCGCATGAAGCGGGAGTTCGTGTCGAATGTCTCGCACGATCTCAAGTCTCCACTCGCGTCGCTGCGCGAAACCACCTCCCTGCTGCTGGACGAAGTCCCGGGTCCTCTCCGTGACTCTCAACGGCGCGTGCTGCTGCTCCAGCGCGAAAGCGCCGACCGACTGGGCGTGATGATCGCCAAGCTGTTGGATTTGTCACGCATCGAAGCCGGATTGCCACTGCAATACGAATCCATCGCGGTGCAGTCGTTCATGGAGAATGCGGTGCAACATGCCCAGGCCTCAGGGCATGAGCGCGGTATACGCATACAGCTCCTTCGAAACGTCGCCGCGTCGGTGGTGCTGGTGGCCGATGCCGATCGTGTCCGTCAACTGGTGGACAATCTGCTGGAGAATGCCGTGAAGTTCTCGCCCCGCAGTGACGTGGTATCGGTGGATCTGGCAACCCACGGGTCGACGCTGATGCTGTCGGTGGCGGATCGTGGGCCCGGTGTAGAGCGGGAGGATGCCGAGCGCGTCTTCGATCGGTTCTATCAAACAGCGGCCGGTCGCGCCGTGAGCGGCCGTGGCACGGGATTGGGACTGACCATTTGCCGCGAGGTCGTGCATGCGCACGGAGGACACATTGCCGTTTTGGCACGAGATGGCGGTGGAAGCGTGTTCGTGGTAAAGCTGCCTGGCCTTTCATCGACCGTCGTTGCGCCGCACGGCGAGGCGGCCGCATGA
- a CDS encoding dienelactone hydrolase family protein encodes MERKNAHDFDQELLILFDAYVHGGIDRRTFLDKAAKYAVGGVTAAMLLDQLSPKFLEAQVIKPDDTRIEQDYIEFPSPNGYGTARGYLARPTGRSGKMPGVLVIHENRGLNPHIEDIARRLAVDGFVALAPDALFPLGGYPGDEEKARELFPKLEQPKTQQDFIAASRFLKNRPECSGKIGAVGFCYGGGMVNFLATQLGTDLSAGVPFYGSSANLADVPKIKAPLMIQSAENDPRINASWPDFETALKAANVAYERHLYPGTQHGFNNDTTPRYDAAAAKLAWERTVAFFRQHVR; translated from the coding sequence ATGGAACGTAAGAACGCGCATGATTTCGATCAGGAACTGCTCATCCTGTTCGATGCGTATGTGCACGGCGGTATCGACCGCCGCACCTTCCTCGACAAGGCGGCGAAATACGCGGTCGGTGGCGTCACCGCCGCGATGCTGCTCGATCAACTGAGCCCGAAGTTTCTCGAGGCACAGGTCATCAAGCCTGACGATACGCGCATCGAACAGGACTACATCGAATTCCCGTCGCCCAATGGTTATGGCACCGCGCGCGGGTATCTCGCGCGCCCCACAGGACGTTCGGGCAAGATGCCGGGTGTGCTCGTCATCCATGAAAACCGCGGGCTCAATCCACACATCGAAGACATTGCCCGTCGCCTTGCGGTAGACGGATTCGTGGCGCTTGCCCCGGACGCCTTGTTTCCGTTGGGCGGCTATCCCGGTGACGAAGAGAAGGCTCGCGAACTCTTCCCCAAACTCGAACAGCCAAAGACCCAACAGGACTTCATCGCCGCGTCGCGTTTCCTCAAGAATCGCCCCGAATGCAGTGGGAAGATCGGCGCCGTCGGTTTCTGCTACGGCGGCGGCATGGTCAACTTTCTTGCCACCCAACTAGGCACGGACCTCTCGGCTGGCGTGCCGTTCTATGGATCGTCGGCGAATCTCGCCGATGTGCCGAAGATCAAGGCACCGCTCATGATTCAGTCCGCCGAGAACGATCCGCGCATCAACGCGAGTTGGCCGGACTTCGAGACGGCGCTCAAGGCAGCCAACGTTGCCTATGAGCGCCACCTCTATCCCGGTACGCAGCACGGCTTCAACAACGACACCACGCCGCGATATGACGCGGCCGCCGCCAAGCTCGCCTGGGAGCGCACCGTGGCCTTTTTCCGCCAACACGTGCGGTAG
- the coaBC gene encoding bifunctional phosphopantothenoylcysteine decarboxylase/phosphopantothenate--cysteine ligase CoaBC, which translates to MPKSRILFVVTGSIAAFKAAQVVSRLVQNGNEVRVVATPAALQFVGAATFEGLTGHPVLSDLWEHGRAMDHIHLSRWCDFGVICPATANTIAHMAHGLAEDLVGALTLAWPREKALHVFPAMNREMISHPATVENMAKATRAGVIMHPSSGGNLACGEVGEGRLLEPDDIVARVTPQRLGRILITAGATREPIDGIRFVTNVSTGRTGATIADRLAAKGWQVTFVHGQGSALPNASIARVPYGSFADLDATLQRELAAQRYDGVIHAAAVSDYSVDSVNGGTADGNVKLRSGDTLDLRFKSNFKILPRLKQYSANADVQVIGFKLTLNQTEDGTAEIARGLLGQAVDAVVANDWSRIDGAAHPGQLVSQTGSASFANVAELSELLHGRLQAARPRQTGIGAVAGAADF; encoded by the coding sequence ATGCCAAAGTCCCGGATCCTGTTTGTCGTCACCGGATCGATCGCTGCGTTCAAAGCGGCGCAGGTCGTCTCCCGACTCGTGCAAAACGGCAACGAGGTGCGCGTGGTGGCCACTCCCGCGGCCCTGCAGTTCGTCGGCGCGGCCACCTTCGAGGGCCTCACCGGGCACCCGGTTCTCTCGGATCTATGGGAACATGGGCGGGCCATGGATCACATCCACCTGAGCCGCTGGTGTGATTTTGGTGTGATCTGTCCCGCCACGGCCAACACCATTGCGCACATGGCGCACGGATTGGCCGAAGATCTGGTGGGCGCGCTCACGCTGGCCTGGCCGCGCGAGAAGGCCTTGCACGTGTTCCCGGCCATGAACCGCGAGATGATCAGTCATCCGGCCACCGTGGAGAACATGGCCAAAGCCACGCGGGCGGGGGTGATCATGCATCCCAGCAGCGGGGGCAATCTGGCCTGCGGTGAAGTGGGTGAAGGACGACTGCTCGAGCCTGACGACATCGTCGCGCGGGTTACACCACAGCGACTCGGACGCATCCTGATCACCGCAGGTGCCACTCGCGAACCGATCGATGGCATCCGCTTCGTGACCAATGTGAGCACCGGTCGCACCGGCGCGACGATTGCCGACCGTCTGGCCGCCAAGGGATGGCAGGTGACCTTCGTGCACGGGCAAGGCTCGGCACTGCCCAACGCCTCCATCGCGCGTGTCCCGTACGGTTCGTTTGCGGATCTCGACGCGACCCTGCAGCGTGAACTTGCGGCGCAGCGCTACGATGGCGTCATCCATGCCGCGGCGGTCAGCGATTACTCCGTTGACTCGGTGAATGGGGGAACAGCCGATGGCAACGTGAAGCTTCGCAGCGGGGATACGCTCGACCTGCGTTTCAAGTCGAACTTCAAGATCCTGCCCCGCCTCAAACAGTATTCGGCCAATGCAGATGTGCAGGTGATCGGCTTCAAGCTGACACTCAATCAGACCGAGGACGGCACGGCCGAAATCGCACGGGGATTGCTGGGCCAGGCGGTGGACGCCGTGGTGGCCAACGATTGGTCACGCATCGACGGCGCCGCGCACCCGGGCCAGTTGGTATCGCAGACCGGCAGCGCTTCGTTCGCCAACGTGGCCGAACTGAGTGAACTGCTGCACGGCCGCCTGCAGGCCGCCCGCCCGCGCCAAACAGGCATCGGCGCGGTAGCTGGAGCAGCGGACTTTTAA
- a CDS encoding DUF1304 domain-containing protein, with protein MVLASQIATAFVALIHLYILVLEMFLWTTPRGRKAFGLTPEFAEATKVLAANQGLYNGFLCAGLVWGLSLGASGRMVTVFFLGCVTVAGLYGAFTANRKILYVQAVPAIVALLLVLTAR; from the coding sequence ATGGTGCTGGCGAGCCAAATCGCGACCGCGTTCGTTGCGCTGATCCATCTCTACATCCTCGTGCTGGAGATGTTTCTCTGGACCACACCGCGAGGCCGGAAGGCATTCGGGTTGACGCCGGAATTCGCCGAGGCCACCAAGGTGCTGGCCGCCAATCAAGGTCTGTACAATGGATTTCTGTGCGCCGGCCTGGTCTGGGGGCTCAGTCTCGGTGCTTCTGGCCGGATGGTCACGGTCTTTTTCCTTGGCTGTGTGACGGTGGCGGGGCTCTATGGTGCCTTTACCGCCAATCGGAAAATCCTGTACGTGCAGGCGGTCCCAGCCATCGTGGCGCTGCTCCTGGTCCTCACCGCTCGCTGA
- a CDS encoding SdrD B-like domain-containing protein yields the protein MTAPIIPALAGPTSRRRDRTRALACGVLFGAATLGLAACDEAVAPSGKSADVAIRVYVDRDNSGDFSAADSGLAGVALSLAPVEAASGSAASATSVAGGLATFPQVAPGSYTVTLPTTAPAGAVLATTTVPRVVISATGQVRADDVRYGWLPATVSGRIFRDDDGNGAFNTGDTPGDGLYVVLRRGTTRVDSLLADAQGLYAFRFLAPGAYTVALENPATITYADGATRTVTVAAGATGTVNGIFTGALIVPIADARARAVGTSVAVVGNLVVRPGPFASGANSEIWVQDATGGIAAFSVPNADSAQYRLGDRLEITGVRSVFSAQSQITISRIRNLGAGTQVVPAAQSAAQANALTRDGQLVRVPNLTVVSIPTGTGAAFTVLATDAAGDTLQLRIAGVATGLSRASFTVGNRYNVTGVLTRFNAIAQLKIRDVGDLELGAAITPIGTVRASGANGTNYTVAGRITAPPGAFTSGTNNINSEIWVQDATGGIAVFSVPTADSATLKLGNTVEVTGSRSLFSAQLQLGTPTIARTGNGSVIAPVTVTGTEAASLARDGQLIRMSGFTVTTIATGTATAFTVTGTVSGVSMQVRVGGPLQGLTRANFTVGSTYTVTGILTQFNGTAQIKPRFASDVTP from the coding sequence ATGACCGCCCCCATTATTCCCGCATTGGCGGGGCCCACATCCCGCCGAAGGGATCGTACGCGTGCCCTCGCCTGCGGTGTGCTGTTCGGCGCTGCGACGCTGGGCCTCGCCGCCTGTGACGAAGCCGTGGCGCCATCTGGCAAGTCCGCCGATGTCGCCATTCGTGTGTATGTGGACCGCGACAACTCCGGTGATTTCTCCGCCGCAGACAGTGGCCTGGCCGGCGTAGCGCTCTCCCTGGCGCCAGTGGAAGCCGCCAGTGGATCGGCCGCCTCGGCCACGTCGGTAGCCGGCGGACTCGCCACGTTTCCGCAGGTTGCGCCCGGTTCTTACACGGTGACGCTGCCCACCACTGCTCCCGCGGGTGCCGTGCTTGCCACCACCACCGTGCCGCGTGTGGTGATCAGTGCCACGGGTCAGGTGCGGGCCGATGACGTCCGCTACGGATGGCTGCCTGCCACCGTGAGTGGCCGCATCTTCCGCGACGACGACGGCAATGGTGCGTTCAATACGGGCGACACACCGGGTGACGGGTTGTACGTGGTGCTGCGACGTGGCACTACGCGTGTGGATTCGCTCCTGGCCGATGCGCAGGGGCTGTACGCGTTCCGCTTCCTCGCCCCGGGTGCGTACACGGTGGCACTCGAGAATCCGGCCACCATTACCTACGCGGACGGCGCGACACGCACGGTGACTGTTGCTGCCGGCGCGACCGGTACGGTGAACGGGATCTTCACCGGCGCCCTCATTGTACCGATCGCCGACGCGCGTGCCCGCGCTGTGGGTACATCGGTCGCGGTAGTGGGCAATCTGGTGGTGCGCCCAGGGCCGTTTGCCTCTGGCGCGAATTCGGAGATCTGGGTGCAGGACGCGACGGGTGGCATTGCGGCCTTCTCGGTGCCCAACGCCGACAGTGCGCAGTACCGTCTCGGCGATCGTCTCGAAATCACGGGCGTGCGCAGTGTGTTCAGCGCCCAGTCGCAGATCACCATCTCGCGTATTCGCAACCTCGGCGCGGGTACACAGGTCGTGCCGGCCGCGCAGAGCGCCGCACAGGCCAATGCACTCACACGAGATGGCCAGTTGGTGCGCGTTCCGAATCTCACCGTCGTGTCCATCCCGACGGGCACTGGCGCAGCCTTCACGGTGCTGGCCACCGATGCGGCAGGAGACACGCTGCAACTGCGCATCGCCGGTGTGGCCACAGGCCTTTCCCGTGCCAGCTTCACGGTCGGGAACCGGTACAACGTGACGGGCGTGCTCACACGCTTCAACGCCATCGCACAGCTCAAGATCCGCGATGTGGGTGATCTCGAGCTTGGTGCCGCCATCACCCCCATCGGCACCGTGCGTGCTTCCGGTGCGAACGGCACCAACTACACCGTGGCCGGTCGCATCACGGCGCCGCCAGGTGCCTTCACCAGCGGCACGAACAACATCAACTCCGAGATCTGGGTGCAGGACGCCACTGGCGGGATCGCGGTGTTCAGCGTCCCGACCGCCGACAGCGCCACGCTCAAGCTGGGCAACACGGTGGAAGTGACCGGCAGCCGCAGTCTGTTCAGCGCCCAGTTGCAACTGGGCACGCCGACCATCGCTCGCACGGGCAATGGCTCGGTGATCGCACCGGTGACGGTGACCGGCACGGAAGCCGCGTCGTTGGCCCGTGACGGTCAGTTGATCCGCATGAGCGGCTTCACCGTCACCACCATCGCGACCGGTACGGCCACCGCGTTCACCGTGACCGGTACCGTCAGCGGCGTGTCCATGCAGGTGCGTGTGGGTGGTCCGCTGCAGGGACTCACCCGCGCCAACTTCACCGTCGGATCCACGTACACCGTGACCGGCATTCTCACGCAGTTCAACGGCACCGCGCAGATCAAGCCGCGCTTCGCGAGTGACGTGACGCCATGA